The DNA region CGGGCAACCAAAGGGATAACGACTTTGGAGTAagtgaaatttaattatttaattaatttaatgattaaaaattatatggaaaaacaaatgaaagaaaataatttaaacaatatttgtcttagattttattttatcaagTAACTAAAACAAAATGTCAACCATAAAATCCATCTAATTTTATCAATAGCGAAGACTGTTGTTTTCTAAAACCAAAAAACGAAATGAAAAGTGTGGATGAATTTTCAAGTTCGTCATCGCTGTAATAGCAAATTTTATgagagaaaatgaaaaaaatataattaattttaaacctCTGATCAATGAAGTTGAAAAATTTGAGAGGTGGCGGCCGCTGCATGAATCCATGATAGTTATTATACTTGTTTTGTAATATTATTCAGCTTCTGTATTGTTAGTCTCCACGCTAGAACATCAACTGAAGAAGCCACGACCAAAAGATGCTTGTCTGGTAATGTGGGAGTAAATTTGGCTGGAATCAGTATTAgacagaaaaataaaatagtttattcaaaattttatttgaaaattcatgTAGATGAGATCCATCCCAACAAAGTATTTCATGAATCTAAaatttgaagagatttcaaatACTTTGAATTGAAATCTCCTCACAAATTCAAATCACTTATCCAAACACGCTCTGATGCGATTCAAGTCTTCTTTctttaactttttttttctatCACTACCATCAAACAAAGCTTTATACATTTGGAAGCAACTAAGAATATGAACACCTTTAAGAAAATTAACTAAGACCATAAGGGGATATTGATACCAGATGAAGTTTTCTTACCATTTGCCAGATTTCCATTCCATGATAGCTGACAGAAGGGTGTAATTTGGTGTAAGACTTTTGTTTGGGAAAGGTAAGTTGGTTTTAGGAGACGTGTTTTTCTTCTCGAGCCACGCCTCTATCGCCATTCGTTCATAAGTATATCCGTCCGCAGCAACACAAGGGTCGGTCATAATATCCTGAAACAAAAAATGTACAAGTTATTCATACATGAACAAGATATGACAGGAGGAGAGTTCCTTGAATGAGAGATTCGACCATTTCCTTGGCAAATGTGTAAGACCGATTAACAATTATATGTGATGACAGTGGCTTTTAAACCGCATAACGGCGCAAACATCACAGTTAGATTTTGGTGCCGCGTAGAAAGCCAAATAAGATAACATAGACAATCAATCCTCTCAAACAAAACAAATAGATTTGATAAATACAGATAATTCCGGCAACATGGGCAGTTGCAACAAAAGTAAAATGATCTTCATATAATTGAGAGACATTAGGGAAACCTTGAGAATAGGACAGATGAAATGGCTAGGCGGCGGTGGCCCACAAGGTAATGCCAATTCTCGTGCTCTTTCCACGACTTCTTTAAGTTTCTCCAAAGCTGGTAAAACTTGGTCGTGTAAATCGGGCCTGTCACTTCCCTTAAGTTCGGTGCACTTTAATGCCATTCGAGCCAAATGTTCTGTTTCTTCGATGGGCCATGCACCAGCCACTTGATCCAATACCTCAATAAAACAATCTTTCTCCATTGCAACTTCTACAATATGAGCCAGTCCTTTGGCTGGTTTTGCCGTCAGCAACTGCAGAATAACAATTCCTAAAGCATAGACATCAGACTTCGGGGATACTTGTCCGGTTCTTTGGTACTCAGGATCAAAATAGCCAAGTGTGCCCACTAGAGTCGTGTCCTTGTAATTCATTGACATTGAGAAAGAATCTTCATTAACAATTTCCGAAAGGCCCACATCTCCAATTTTACTTACGTAGTTATGGTCGAGCAAGATGTTTGCTGGTTTTAAATCACGATGTATGATGGCATTTGGCTTCGAGTTGTGAAGGAATACAAGAGCTGAGGCTACCTCCCAGGCAATTCGGAATCTGTCAAACCATAAAAGTGGAGGCGTGTTGTTTTTCTTGAGCAGTCTATCCTCGAGGTTACCATTCTCCATGAACTCATACACCAGGCAAGCATGATCAGGACATGCACCAAGAAGAATCAGCAAGTGTGGATGGCGAATTTGGCTTAAAATTTCCAACTTCAAACAAGAAACCAAGAAATAATAAGAAAACTTAATTGAAGCAAAATACAGAAATTAATTGTTTCAGACTTTATTGGACATACGGGTGAAAGATCGACCTCATAAATCTCTCCAAATAGTAAAATCATACGGAAGATATACCATAGTAGCAAGAAATCTGATTCCAGAAAATATTGTTTGATTTCTCATAATTCATTTTAGGGAAAGGCATATATATACCTCCCGCAGAAATTGTTTAGTTCTACTAGCTTCCTTGGCATGGAGAATTTTCACAGCCGCGGTGATGTGATGAAAAATGCCTTTATACACGGTTCCATATGCTCCATTTCCAAGTTTAAGATTTTCAGAAAATGTTGAAGTCGCGGATATGATTTCTTCCCAAGTAAATTTTCGGTACTGATAGAAAGATCCCATCAAGGCATTTTCGAGGTTTTCCTTTTCTCTAGCTTCACGAGATGCTCTAACCTCTGCCAATTTTCTTTCTGCAGCTTCTCTTTCAGCATGTTCATTCGCATAATCAGCTTCTCTTTTGGCAGCTTCATATCTCTCTTTCTCCTGTCTGGCTAACTTTGTTAATTCCTCCTCTTTTAAACTTACTTGCTTAAGTGTATTTTCTTCGTCCAAATGCCGTTTGTGAAGTTCGTTAAGCTGATCCAAAGCAAGTCAAAAATACATCTTGAAACAAGAGTAGATATAACGAAAATATGTGAAGTAAAAACAAAAAGCGTTTTAATTTGGAAAAGAGTTACTAGAAACTCATGGCAACTTTTTAGCAAGTAATCCagtatcatatatcatatattcaAAATATACCTTCCTAGATGCCTCAATCGCTTCGCCTTGGGCCATTGCATACATTCCTCTGACATGTCGGAGTTCAATTCTCAATTTTTCTAGCTCAAAATTGATGTTGGCCTAcagaaaatgaataaaaaaaactcGTGGAATACTATAATTTTGCAGGACTTTGAGAGATGAAATGTATGATAAAATAGCTAAATAGACAAcatgtttcaatttttttattgctTCAATTTTGAAACATTACTTTATTTTGTTCAGAAGCTTGTTGAAAATGTGTCCGAACTACAAATCCCTCACCTGATTCTCAGCTGAGGCTTCAGAAGTTGAAGCTTGATCCAATGGAGGAGTGCCTAAGGTCGAGCTTCTGCTGCTAGAAATTTGGCTGGATACTTCATTAATATCTGAACCATCGGAAAAATCATTTCTCTCATCTACAGCAGCGAGAGATGAACTTATAGAATGTGTGACTCCACTAGAAGGTATCCTTTTTCGAAGAGAGGTCTTGTTCGAAGTTTGAAAACGCTGCACCGGCAGTGAAGATGAACGAATCTGAGACATTGAACCAATTGAGGAGCTTCGCTCTGTCGACTCTGAAAACACAACAACTCGATTGGTAGCAATTGGAAAACCTGAAGCCATCCATGACTAGTTCATGCACATGTTATGTTCACCAAGGAACATGTTCAAAATCAAGTCATTATACATGTAAAACGAACTCCAATAGTCAATTCAAATGAGGCTGTTAGAGACAAAACTCGAATCTCTTTCTTGTACCTCTGAGTAGAATTGGAGTGGCAAAACTTGAATCTTTCGTGGACAACTGAGTAGAATTGGAGTTACAAAACTCGAATCTTTTGTGTACCACTAAGTAGCATTGGAGTTGTTTGGTTAAACTTATTATCTTGTGAGATTTAAGAGCTTTAAAGTTGCTTCAATGACTTGAAAAAtcttacatttttttttaaattaaactgTCAAACCAAATAAGTAGTCATCGGAAAGAAAAGTTCGGAAAATGAGAAATCAAATGAGTGGGCAAAGAAAAATATAGTCAGAGGAAAAAGGAGTTTAGAATAATTTGGAATTTAGAGAGAGTATTGGGGATATATTGAATCAAATGGACATGATCTTAAAAAATTATTGGTAGTTTCttcctaaaaaaaattaacattatCTGACTATCTTTATGAAATCACGAGATTGCTGAAAATTTCTTATGAATAAAAAATCTATCAGCTCCCCGTGTTTTCAAATCTTGAGCACACACATACTTGAAAACAAGCATGGACAAGAGTGTGCGTGCTCaagatttgaaaatatggaTAGTTAATAGATCATTTTTTAACGGAATTTTTACTCGGGATTTAACAGGTGTGATTTATGCGATTAACTCCATAAGATATTTTAAGCAACTTATAAGAAGAGTCCAACATCCTCTAGACAAACAAGCGCAAGTCAGAAAAGATACTTGTTTGCGAGCTCGAAGAATTGCGAGTGAAACAACTTGCATCAGAACCATCATCTCTCATGCTTCTTATCGATTTTGAATCTGATGGGCGCAATGATGCCAATTTTCCTTTAGAAACAGCATAGACAGTGCAAAAAGATGGACAGCCTCCTGATATTTTTGATGATAAAGTTTGTGCCCTGCGCATCcaagaaaatttttttgtttgtcACAAACTTTTatctatttttcaaatttatttgttCATACCTAGGGAAAACACgtgcataaataaatatatgttcatgaaagAATTTTTAAAGGAGATTACTTTTTTTCTCATGAACACCCTGCTTTCATGGAATCAGAACTGTAGGCTATGCTGGCCTACATTACATAACCTACTCTATATCAGTTTCAACACCTCGCGAAAAGGTGCCCAATATCTACTCTATCTACCAAAGTGTGAATAGAAGGGCAAAATTTTTCCATTGTTAATTTTCTACTTTGCCCTTAATTGTGTTGTTTGAATTTATTGCATGGGCATTAAGTGGAAATGGGTGCCAAAAATAGGATCAAAGATGGAATATAAAATTTGTGCGTAGATGAAGAATAGCATTGTCATGATTCGACTCGTTTTGTTCCAAATTCGAAAAGCAATGTTATGATTTGAGTTAGAAGTAGAAGGAATTCCTAAACTCTGATAAGTTCCGTTATGGCCCCACATGGTGGATATAAAACCGTGGTATGGCCCCAACTCGGTGGGAATAAAACCGAGGTATGACTTCACCCcatagaggagtaacatattgGGAAAAAATTATCAGTAACTATGAATAACATGATGAATTTCAGTGTTATATTTGTTTCTGTTTTGATATGATATGTTTATGAGCTAAGTTTTGAAATCTGTTTATTCTTATTTCTGACCTCTGTTACGAGATGTTCTGAAATATGTCATTTCtgaaattatgttatatatatatatatatatatatatatatatgttattctAATATTCGATCGGCTTCCCCTTGCTAAATGTTTCCCACAACACTCACTCCTTGTTTCCTTCCCCAAATAAGAATGAAGAACAGGTAAATGAGGAAGAACAAAATCAGTTCTGGAGATGGTGAGGAAGCACTACTGAGTTCTGGGATCGAGTTTCCATTTTAATTCAGTTGTAATTCACTTTCGCATTTCATACAGTTATGAAATGATCAATCACATAATCAATCTCCGTTCAAGATTAGATGCCCAGGAACTACAGAGATTTTTGACTTCACGAATTTGAATGCCAAGAAAAAAACAGATTAATCACATGCAATTGACAGAATAAAAACCAAAACAAGAATGAAAAGTGCACACAGATTTTAGGTGGTTTGGCCTCAAAATGATAGCCTACATCCACCAGAGACTTCACTACTCTTTTTGAAGTTTACAGATACAATTGAAAACTCAAGAAGATGAATCTCACAAATTCACTCTTGCTTTCTCTCAATCACAAAAAAGCACACTCTTGAAATTCGTTAACCTCTCGGTAATCTTTATTCCCATTTCTTCTTATTACTGATAGCTtgaagtttatttttttaatttcactCTTCGGCAgccctttatatatatattggttcACCAGCGGTTAAGCTCAACTGCCTCCTTGATTCACTTCCTTAAAATACAGCAGCTACAACCAACTCCCAACTTCCATCCTAGCCTTTCCTCTTATATCTGTTTTTATTCAACATGCATTGAGTTCTTGACAACTGGTTCACGCGTACGTTTTTGTAAAGACATCTTCCGCACTCTTTTGATTATGCATTGTAAAAACAACGATCTTTTTATGAAATAGACTGGTTTGGCTATTTGATTTGCTAAGagatttattgttttcaatgaaaattgttaaacaacgctgGTGTCTTACGCTCCAAACTCAGGGTGCAACAAAATTAGCCGGTGAGGAATCATTTCTAACATACTAGTGCTGACCTCCAGATTTGCATCAAAACCGGTCATAATCACCAGAATTGGTAGCTTATGGGATTGGTTTAGAAAAGATCCAGTTCGGAACTTCCGAGCTGAGTCCGAACtcagcctataaataggtcacTTGAGATTCATTTTCAAGTGCATCTCTCAAACTCTCTCTCTCGGTTCTAGCTTATATTTTAGGCTTTTGACTCAGTTTCTATAGTCGAGGCGAGTTGCGAAGCGCTTCCGGAGCACTCGACAACTCGTGGATGGACTGACAAAAAGCGAGAGGCTAAGTTGAAAGAATATTATAGGCACATATTAGCTAGAAATGCATATTCAAATCTAGAAAGTCATTAATATATCTTTTTTGGTTATAATATCTAGGATCGAACTTCGAATCATAGGTGTTTCAAGACGGTTTAGAGGTACGTAAGTACTGAGATATCCCGATGAGTAAACATTCTTATTTATTGCATATCTGCTTGTAATATGATGTATGTTTTATTGTCGTTATATAATATGTTGAATTGCATATCACGTTGAGCTTGTCATCCTTCGCGATAGCCTTGATTTAGTAGGGCCGCTCAGCCCTTTTCTTGGACGATTGGATACCCGATACCACCCACTGATTTTACGGAGAAGCGTGCTAGGTGACACAGGACATTGCACGTCCAAGATCTCATCAAGTGTGAGAGTCACCAACTTATTCTTCAGAGCAGTGTGCTACATACTCTAGGCACCTTTTGTCTGAGCAAGATATTATAGTATTTTATCCTTGATCACCAGAGCATACTTTCATGCATTTTCAAAAATGTTTGTGTACTCATATTTATGTATTGAGCAATTAAGTCGCTAACGCCCTTGTTTTTATC from Primulina tabacum isolate GXHZ01 chromosome 14, ASM2559414v2, whole genome shotgun sequence includes:
- the LOC142524475 gene encoding U-box domain-containing protein 35 isoform X1, with protein sequence MEGKKYNVVEGLDELPPLSDLVVAVALSGGKKDKYTVKWALEKFVPEQQMHFKLIHVRPKISRIPTPMGNYIPISGVRDDVAAAYRKDIESQVNEKLLPYKKICSQKKVRAEIEQIESDDVVSAISAEILQHMINKLVIGVSSRPFFSRAQTLSSKISGGCPSFCTVYAVSKGKLASLRPSDSKSIRSMRDDGSDASCFTRNSSSSQTSFPIATNRVVVFSESTERSSSIGSMSQIRSSSLPVQRFQTSNKTSLRKRIPSSGVTHSISSSLAAVDERNDFSDGSDINEVSSQISSSRSSTLGTPPLDQASTSEASAENQANINFELEKLRIELRHVRGMYAMAQGEAIEASRKLNELHKRHLDEENTLKQVSLKEEELTKLARQEKERYEAAKREADYANEHAEREAAERKLAEVRASREAREKENLENALMGSFYQYRKFTWEEIISATSTFSENLKLGNGAYGTVYKGIFHHITAAVKILHAKEASRTKQFLRELEILSQIRHPHLLILLGACPDHACLVYEFMENGNLEDRLLKKNNTPPLLWFDRFRIAWEVASALVFLHNSKPNAIIHRDLKPANILLDHNYVSKIGDVGLSEIVNEDSFSMSMNYKDTTLVGTLGYFDPEYQRTGQVSPKSDVYALGIVILQLLTAKPAKGLAHIVEVAMEKDCFIEVLDQVAGAWPIEETEHLARMALKCTELKGSDRPDLHDQVLPALEKLKEVVERARELALPCGPPPPSHFICPILKDIMTDPCVAADGYTYERMAIEAWLEKKNTSPKTNLPFPNKSLTPNYTLLSAIMEWKSGKCQIYSHITRQASFGRGFFS
- the LOC142524475 gene encoding U-box domain-containing protein 35 isoform X3 — encoded protein: MEGKKYNVVEGLDELPPLSDLVVAVALSGGKKDKYTVKWALEKFVPEQQMHFKLIHVRPKISRIPTPMGNYIPISGVRDDVAAAYRKDIESQVNEKLLPYKKICSQKKVRAEIEQIESDDVVSAISAEILQHMINKLVIGVSSRPFFSRAQTLSSKISGGCPSFCTVYAVSKGKLASLRPSDSKSIRSMRDDGSDASCFTRNSSSSQTSFPIATNRVVVFSESTERSSSIGSMSQIRSSSLPVQRFQTSNKTSLRKRIPSSGVTHSISSSLAAVDERNDFSDGSDINEVSSQISSSRSSTLGTPPLDQASTSEASAENQANINFELEKLRIELRHVRGMYAMAQGEAIEASRKLNELHKRHLDEENTLKQVSLKEEELTKLARQEKERYEAAKREADYANEHAEREAAERKLAEVRASREAREKENLENALMGSFYQYRKFTWEEIISATSTFSENLKLGNGAYGTVYKGIFHHITAAVKILHAKEASRTKQFLRELEILSQIRHPHLLILLGACPDHACLVYEFMENGNLEDRLLKKNNTPPLLWFDRFRIAWEVASALVFLHNSKPNAIIHRDLKPANILLDHNYVSKIGDVGLSEIVNEDSFSMSMNYKDTTLVGTLGYFDPEYQRTGQVSPKSDVYALGIVILQLLTAKPAKGLAHIVEVAMEKDCFIEVLDQVAGAWPIEETEHLARMALKCTELKGSDRPDLHDQVLPALEKLKEVVERARELALPCGPPPPSHFICPILKDIMTDPCVAADGYTYERMAIEAWLEKKNTSPKTNLPFPNKSLTPNYTLLSAIMEWKSGK
- the LOC142524475 gene encoding U-box domain-containing protein 35 isoform X2; this encodes MEGKKYNVVEGLDELPPLSDLVVAVALSGGKKDKYTVKWALEKFVPEQQMHFKLIHVRPKISRIPTPMGNYIPISGVRDDVAAAYRKDIESQVNEKLLPYKKICSQKKVRAEIEQIESDDVVSAISAEILQHMINKLVIGVSSRPFFSRAQTLSSKISGGCPSFCTVYAVSKGKLASLRPSDSKSIRSMRDDGSDASCFTRNSSSSQTKSTERSSSIGSMSQIRSSSLPVQRFQTSNKTSLRKRIPSSGVTHSISSSLAAVDERNDFSDGSDINEVSSQISSSRSSTLGTPPLDQASTSEASAENQANINFELEKLRIELRHVRGMYAMAQGEAIEASRKLNELHKRHLDEENTLKQVSLKEEELTKLARQEKERYEAAKREADYANEHAEREAAERKLAEVRASREAREKENLENALMGSFYQYRKFTWEEIISATSTFSENLKLGNGAYGTVYKGIFHHITAAVKILHAKEASRTKQFLRELEILSQIRHPHLLILLGACPDHACLVYEFMENGNLEDRLLKKNNTPPLLWFDRFRIAWEVASALVFLHNSKPNAIIHRDLKPANILLDHNYVSKIGDVGLSEIVNEDSFSMSMNYKDTTLVGTLGYFDPEYQRTGQVSPKSDVYALGIVILQLLTAKPAKGLAHIVEVAMEKDCFIEVLDQVAGAWPIEETEHLARMALKCTELKGSDRPDLHDQVLPALEKLKEVVERARELALPCGPPPPSHFICPILKDIMTDPCVAADGYTYERMAIEAWLEKKNTSPKTNLPFPNKSLTPNYTLLSAIMEWKSGKCQIYSHITRQASFGRGFFS